A genomic segment from Cyanobium sp. NIES-981 encodes:
- a CDS encoding AAA family ATPase has translation MPISPPSDRPVPLRCHLLIGPPASGKTTLAGVLAGLTGAVVLSTDVVRSELFGDAAVQGPWRDIEARLHQRIRDCVAAATPVIVDATHARRPWRLAITQALTLPAPVEWIGWWLYTPLATCLQWNQTRKRLVPEPVIREMAAALADPDFGPSRAEGVAALVAVVPTHQRELEPLLRDELARLDHRIRSARNRERRFELHGYSRLLDLERLLYLLRLLLNFPELSSADPATRAELEAIVSPLPEGDLAHQAAAYLRRLHGDCYGDVAAIRADLAWLEANGFCAAESALAPIQPPPPLAASQQDQWLGGVNGGHPPLGDGPVFQRVFTLLRHLLQQPFDRAPGLPLPEHLIAQMEAIPGAYLPGETATLRKDLEKLLTPYGFRRRNDNVRHGYALGTALLSAHRLREIHGVVSQAAGRLADPSAQDLLSELEQRLSWGGIALDGAPPVRAFANRSIVSSALVRPDSLAAERQAEALETAIVERRRIELERYVSVASFPDSPSGALRVWPLQLLFHNIGWYLVFEEDAVGTGVGLIRSERLDRLALRRSERGNRRTDDAHAQALRRLELLLHHSGGIYFGNDLQAQLRLASPNARQRARQLVTLRFCCQGWAFAFIREGLQRYPIEHTRFSKPLPGEQWWHHANAPHVLEPGSAADTHPYPVELDLPAWTVERDIDLRNWLFGFGAGIRIESPTTLRDEHRQKLEAALAVYQAT, from the coding sequence ATGCCCATTTCCCCGCCCAGCGACCGGCCCGTTCCCCTGCGCTGCCATCTGCTGATCGGCCCGCCCGCCAGCGGCAAGACCACCCTCGCCGGTGTGCTCGCCGGCCTCACCGGTGCCGTGGTGCTCTCCACCGACGTGGTGCGTAGCGAGCTGTTCGGCGATGCGGCCGTGCAGGGCCCCTGGCGCGACATCGAGGCCCGACTGCACCAGCGCATCCGCGACTGCGTGGCGGCCGCCACGCCGGTGATCGTGGATGCCACCCACGCCCGCCGTCCCTGGCGCCTGGCGATCACCCAGGCCCTCACCCTGCCGGCGCCGGTGGAGTGGATCGGCTGGTGGCTCTACACACCCCTCGCCACCTGCCTGCAGTGGAACCAGACCCGCAAGCGCCTGGTGCCCGAACCCGTGATCCGCGAGATGGCCGCCGCCCTGGCGGATCCAGACTTCGGGCCGTCGCGGGCTGAGGGGGTGGCGGCCCTGGTGGCGGTGGTGCCCACCCACCAGCGCGAACTCGAACCGCTGCTGCGCGACGAACTGGCCCGCCTCGATCACCGCATCCGCTCCGCCCGCAACCGCGAGCGGCGTTTTGAGCTGCACGGCTACTCGCGGCTGCTGGATCTGGAGCGGTTGCTCTACCTGCTGCGGCTGCTCCTCAACTTCCCCGAACTCTCCAGCGCCGATCCGGCCACCCGAGCCGAGCTGGAGGCGATCGTGTCGCCGCTGCCGGAGGGCGACCTGGCCCATCAGGCAGCCGCCTACCTGCGCAGGCTCCACGGCGACTGCTACGGCGACGTGGCGGCAATCCGTGCCGATCTGGCTTGGCTGGAGGCGAATGGCTTCTGCGCCGCCGAGTCTGCGCTGGCGCCGATCCAGCCGCCTCCGCCCCTCGCGGCGTCGCAGCAGGACCAGTGGCTGGGGGGCGTGAACGGTGGCCATCCGCCCCTGGGGGATGGGCCGGTGTTCCAGCGGGTGTTCACGCTGCTGCGCCACCTGCTGCAGCAACCCTTCGATCGGGCGCCTGGTCTGCCCTTGCCGGAGCATCTGATCGCCCAGATGGAGGCCATCCCCGGTGCCTACCTGCCCGGTGAGACGGCCACCCTGCGCAAGGACCTCGAAAAGCTGCTCACCCCCTACGGCTTCCGGCGCCGCAACGACAACGTGCGCCACGGCTATGCCCTGGGCACGGCGCTGCTCTCGGCCCACCGGCTGCGGGAGATCCATGGGGTGGTGAGCCAGGCCGCCGGCCGGCTGGCCGATCCCAGCGCCCAGGATCTGCTCAGCGAACTGGAGCAGCGGCTCAGCTGGGGCGGGATCGCCCTTGATGGCGCCCCGCCGGTGCGGGCCTTTGCGAATCGCTCGATCGTGAGCAGCGCCCTGGTGCGGCCCGATTCCCTGGCGGCCGAGCGCCAGGCGGAAGCGCTGGAAACGGCGATCGTGGAGCGGCGCCGCATCGAGCTGGAGCGCTACGTGTCGGTGGCGTCCTTCCCGGACAGCCCCAGCGGCGCGCTCCGCGTGTGGCCGCTGCAGCTGCTCTTCCACAACATCGGCTGGTATCTCGTGTTCGAGGAGGACGCGGTCGGCACGGGCGTGGGCCTGATCCGCAGCGAACGCCTCGATCGCCTTGCCCTGCGCCGCAGCGAACGCGGCAACCGCCGCACCGACGACGCCCACGCCCAGGCCCTGCGCCGCCTGGAGCTGCTGCTGCACCACAGCGGCGGCATCTACTTCGGGAACGATCTGCAGGCCCAGCTGCGGCTGGCCAGCCCCAACGCCCGTCAGCGCGCAAGGCAGCTGGTGACCCTGCGCTTCTGCTGCCAGGGCTGGGCCTTCGCCTTCATCCGCGAGGGCCTGCAGCGCTACCCGATCGAGCACACCCGCTTCTCCAAACCCCTACCCGGCGAGCAGTGGTGGCATCACGCCAACGCCCCACACGTGTTGGAGCCGGGCTCCGCCGCCGATACCCATCCCTACCCGGTGGAACTCGATCTGCCCGCCTGGACCGTGGAGCGCGACATCGACCTGCGCAACTGGCTCTTTGGTTTCGGGGCCGGCATCCGGATCGAGAGTCCGACAACCTTGCGGGACGAGCACCGGCAGAAGCTGGAGGCAGCCCTGGCGGTGTATCAGGCCACCTGA